One part of the Glycine soja cultivar W05 chromosome 11, ASM419377v2, whole genome shotgun sequence genome encodes these proteins:
- the LOC114376556 gene encoding nuclear transcription factor Y subunit C-1-like, which yields MRQAGAYSGLLCGGVSGRTGPHSLPLARIKKIMKNSGEDVKMISGEAPIIFSKACELFIEELTRRSWIMAIQGKRRTLHKEDLASAVIATDIFDFLITLVSSSESHAVGGATNVMEVETIDCS from the coding sequence ATGAGACAAGCTGGTGCATATTCAGGGTTACTGTGTGGTGGGGTATCAGGAAGGACAGGGCCCCACTCACTGCCCTTGGCAAGGATCAAGAAGATCATGAAGAATTCTGGGGAGGATGTTAAGATGATATCAGGTGAGGCTCCAATTATTTTCTCCAAGGCTTGTGAGCTCTTCATTGAGGAACTTACTAGAAGGTCCTGGATCATGGCCATCCAAGGCAAAAGGAGGACTTTGCACAAAGAGGACTTGGCTTCTGCTGTTATAGCCActgatatatttgattttttgatCACTTTGGTTTCCAGTTCTGAAAGCCATGCAGTTGGTGGTGCCACAAATGTCATGGAGGTGGAAACTATAGATTGCTCTTAA
- the LOC114376549 gene encoding G-type lectin S-receptor-like serine/threonine-protein kinase At4g27290 isoform X2: MKNHIMPFMRIIFLCYHILVYLSGISLALDSISQDLSLSDDGKNTTLVSKDGTFELGFFTPGNSQKRYLGIWYRKIPIQTVVWVANRLNPINDSSGILRMNPSTGTLVLTHNGTVIWSTASIRRPESPVALLLNSGNLVIRDEKDANSEDYLWESFNYPTDTFLPEMKFGWDLRTGLNRKLIAWKSPDDPSPSDFSFGMVLNNYPEAYMMKGDQKFYRSGPWNGLHSSGSPQVKANPIYDFKFVSNKDELYYTYSLKNSSMISRLVLNATSYVRKRYVWIESKQRWEVYTSVPLDLCDSYSLCGANANCVISDSPVCQCLQGFKPKLPEAWSSMDWSHGCIRNKELSCENKNKDGFNKLTLLKTPDTTHSWLDQTIGLEECKAKCLDNCSCMAYANSDISGQGSGCAMWFGDLIDIRQFAAGGQDVYVRIDASELVAGILIILGWCYRKKSRCSVKERSDFSIKSNQNSGMQVDDMDLPVFDLSTIAKATSNFTVKNKIGEGGFGPVYRGSLTDGQEIAVKRLSASSGQGLTEFKNEVKLIAKLQHRNLVKLLGCCLEGEEKMLVYEYMLNGSLDSFIFDEQRSGSLDWSKRFNIICGIAKGLLYLHQDSRLRIIHRDLKASNVLLDSELNPKISDFGMARIFGVDQQEGNTKRIVGTYGYMAPEYATDGLFSVKSDVFSFGVLLLEIISGKRSRGYYNQNHSQNLIGHAWKLWKEGRPLELIDKSIEDSSSLSQMLHCIHVSLLCVQQNPEDRPGMSSVLLMLVSELELPEPKQPGFFGKYSGEADSSTSKQQLSSTNEITITLLEAR, encoded by the exons ATGAAGAACCATATTATGCCTTTTATGAGAATTATTTTCCTTTGTTATCACATACTTGTCTATCTTTCTGGAATTTCCTTGGCACTTGACTCAATTTCTCAAGACCTGTCCCTAAGTGATGATGGTAAAAACACCACCTTGGTTTCTAAAGATGGAACCTTTGAACTTGGATTTTTCACCCCAGGGAACTCCCAGAAACGTTACCTGGGAATTTGGTACAGGAAAATCCCTATTCAAACTGTGGTTTGGGTTGCAAACAGGCTCAATCCAATCAATGATTCATCTGGCATCTTGAGAATGAACCCAAGCACTGGGACCCTTGTCCTCACACATAATGGCACTGTTATTTGGTCTACAGCATCTATAAGAAGACCAGAGAGTCCAGTGGCACTTCTCTTAAATTCTGGCAATCTTGTGATAAGAGATGAGAAAGATGCAAACAGCGAGGACTATTTGTGGGAGAGCTTTAACTACCCTACTGATACTTTCTTACCTGAGATGAAGTTTGGTTGGGACTTGAGAACTGGTCTTAATAGGAAGCTAATAGCTTGGAAGAGTCCTGATGATCCATCTCCTAGTGACTTCTCTTTTGGTATGGTGCTCAATAACTACCCTGAAGCATACATGATGAAGGGTGATCAAAAGTTCTACCGAAGTGGACCATGGAATGGCTTGCATTCAAGTGGTTCACCACAAGTTAAGGCCAACCCCATTTATGACTTCAAGTTTGTTTCCAACAAGGATGAACTTTACTACACATACAGCCTTAAGAACTCGTCTATGATCTCAAGGTTGGTGCTAAATGCAACAAGCTACGTTCGTAAGCGGTATGTGTGGATTGAATCAAAGCAAAGATGGGAGGTGTACACTTCAGTGCCACTGGACTTATGTGACAGCTATTCCCTTTGTGGAGCTAATGCAAATTGTGTAATTTCAGATTCACCAGTGTGCCAATGTTTGCAAGGGTTCAAGCCTAAGTTACCTGAAGCATGGAGCTCAATGGATTGGTCTCATGGATGCATCCGCAATAAGGAATTAAGCTGTGAGAACAAGAACAAGGATGGATTTAACAAATTGACTTTGCTGAAAACGCCTGACACTACACATAGTTGGCTGGATCAGACCATTGGGTTAGAGGAATGCAAAGCCAAGTGCTTGGATAACTGTTCTTGTATGGCTTACGCGAATTCTGATATCAGTGGACAAGGAAGTGGCTGTGCTATGTGGTTTGGTGATCTAATTGATATTAGACAGTTCGCAGCTGGAGGCCAGGATGTATATGTTCGAATTGATGCTTCAGAATTAG TTGCTGGAATACTAATAATACTTGGTTGGTGTTATAGAAAGAAATCACGTTGCAGTGTCAAAG AGAGATCAGACTTCagtatcaaatcaaatcaaaacagTGGAATGCAAGTGGATGATATGGACCTACCAGTTTTTGACTTGTCAACAATAGCTAAGGCCACTAGCAACTTCACAGTCAAGAACAAAATTGGAGAAGGTGGTTTTGGACCTGTATACAGG ggAAGTCTAACAGATGGGCAAGAAATTGCTGTGAAGAGGCTTTCAGCAAGCTCAGGACAAGGATTGACCGAATTCAAGAACGAAGTAAAATTGATTGCAAAACTTCAACACCGCAATCTTGTAAAGCTTCTTGGATGTTGCCTTGAAGGAGAGGAAAAAATGTTGGTTTATGAGTACATGCTTAATGGTAGCTTGGACTCATTTATTTTTG ATGAGCAAAGAAGTGGATCACTGGACTGGTCAAAGCGCTTCAACATTATATGTGGAATTGCCAAGGGCCTTCTCTATCTTCATCAGGATTCTAGACTAAGGATTATCCACAGAGATCTCAAAGCAAGTAATGTTTTACTTGACAGTGAGTTGAACCCcaaaatttctgattttggcATGGCTAGAATTTTTGGTGTAGATCAGCAAGAAGGAAACACAAAGAGAATAGTTGGGACATA CGGTTACATGGCACCAGAATATGCAACTGATGGGCTATTTTCAGTGAAATCTGATGTTTTCAGCTTTGGAGTTTTACTGCTGGAGATTATATCAGGAAAAAGAAGTAGAGGATATTACAATCAGAACCACAGCCAGAATCTCATTGGCCAT GCATGGAAActatggaaagaaggaagaccACTAGAACTGATAGATAAAAGCATAGAAGACTCGAGTTCTCTATCGCAAATGTTGCATTGCATTCATGTTAGTCTCTTGTGTGTTCAACAGAATCCAGAGGATAGGCCTGGAATGTCTAGTGTGCTCCTAATGTTAGTGAGTGAGCTTGAATTGCCTGAGCCAAAACAGCCAGGATTCTTTGGAAAATATTCAGGTGAAGCAGACTCCTCCACAAGTAAGCAGCAACTAAGTTCCACAAATGAAATAACCATTACCTTATTAGAAGCGCGTTGA
- the LOC114376549 gene encoding G-type lectin S-receptor-like serine/threonine-protein kinase At4g27290 isoform X1, whose protein sequence is MKNHIMPFMRIIFLCYHILVYLSGISLALDSISQDLSLSDDGKNTTLVSKDGTFELGFFTPGNSQKRYLGIWYRKIPIQTVVWVANRLNPINDSSGILRMNPSTGTLVLTHNGTVIWSTASIRRPESPVALLLNSGNLVIRDEKDANSEDYLWESFNYPTDTFLPEMKFGWDLRTGLNRKLIAWKSPDDPSPSDFSFGMVLNNYPEAYMMKGDQKFYRSGPWNGLHSSGSPQVKANPIYDFKFVSNKDELYYTYSLKNSSMISRLVLNATSYVRKRYVWIESKQRWEVYTSVPLDLCDSYSLCGANANCVISDSPVCQCLQGFKPKLPEAWSSMDWSHGCIRNKELSCENKNKDGFNKLTLLKTPDTTHSWLDQTIGLEECKAKCLDNCSCMAYANSDISGQGSGCAMWFGDLIDIRQFAAGGQDVYVRIDASELEHANEGHKKGGVLVAVTVTLALAAVAGILIILGWCYRKKSRCSVKERSDFSIKSNQNSGMQVDDMDLPVFDLSTIAKATSNFTVKNKIGEGGFGPVYRGSLTDGQEIAVKRLSASSGQGLTEFKNEVKLIAKLQHRNLVKLLGCCLEGEEKMLVYEYMLNGSLDSFIFDEQRSGSLDWSKRFNIICGIAKGLLYLHQDSRLRIIHRDLKASNVLLDSELNPKISDFGMARIFGVDQQEGNTKRIVGTYGYMAPEYATDGLFSVKSDVFSFGVLLLEIISGKRSRGYYNQNHSQNLIGHAWKLWKEGRPLELIDKSIEDSSSLSQMLHCIHVSLLCVQQNPEDRPGMSSVLLMLVSELELPEPKQPGFFGKYSGEADSSTSKQQLSSTNEITITLLEAR, encoded by the exons ATGAAGAACCATATTATGCCTTTTATGAGAATTATTTTCCTTTGTTATCACATACTTGTCTATCTTTCTGGAATTTCCTTGGCACTTGACTCAATTTCTCAAGACCTGTCCCTAAGTGATGATGGTAAAAACACCACCTTGGTTTCTAAAGATGGAACCTTTGAACTTGGATTTTTCACCCCAGGGAACTCCCAGAAACGTTACCTGGGAATTTGGTACAGGAAAATCCCTATTCAAACTGTGGTTTGGGTTGCAAACAGGCTCAATCCAATCAATGATTCATCTGGCATCTTGAGAATGAACCCAAGCACTGGGACCCTTGTCCTCACACATAATGGCACTGTTATTTGGTCTACAGCATCTATAAGAAGACCAGAGAGTCCAGTGGCACTTCTCTTAAATTCTGGCAATCTTGTGATAAGAGATGAGAAAGATGCAAACAGCGAGGACTATTTGTGGGAGAGCTTTAACTACCCTACTGATACTTTCTTACCTGAGATGAAGTTTGGTTGGGACTTGAGAACTGGTCTTAATAGGAAGCTAATAGCTTGGAAGAGTCCTGATGATCCATCTCCTAGTGACTTCTCTTTTGGTATGGTGCTCAATAACTACCCTGAAGCATACATGATGAAGGGTGATCAAAAGTTCTACCGAAGTGGACCATGGAATGGCTTGCATTCAAGTGGTTCACCACAAGTTAAGGCCAACCCCATTTATGACTTCAAGTTTGTTTCCAACAAGGATGAACTTTACTACACATACAGCCTTAAGAACTCGTCTATGATCTCAAGGTTGGTGCTAAATGCAACAAGCTACGTTCGTAAGCGGTATGTGTGGATTGAATCAAAGCAAAGATGGGAGGTGTACACTTCAGTGCCACTGGACTTATGTGACAGCTATTCCCTTTGTGGAGCTAATGCAAATTGTGTAATTTCAGATTCACCAGTGTGCCAATGTTTGCAAGGGTTCAAGCCTAAGTTACCTGAAGCATGGAGCTCAATGGATTGGTCTCATGGATGCATCCGCAATAAGGAATTAAGCTGTGAGAACAAGAACAAGGATGGATTTAACAAATTGACTTTGCTGAAAACGCCTGACACTACACATAGTTGGCTGGATCAGACCATTGGGTTAGAGGAATGCAAAGCCAAGTGCTTGGATAACTGTTCTTGTATGGCTTACGCGAATTCTGATATCAGTGGACAAGGAAGTGGCTGTGCTATGTGGTTTGGTGATCTAATTGATATTAGACAGTTCGCAGCTGGAGGCCAGGATGTATATGTTCGAATTGATGCTTCAGAATTAG aacACGCCAATGAGGGCCACAAGAAGGGTGGAGTCCTAGTGGCAGTAACAGTTACTTTGGCCTTGGCTGCAGTTGCTGGAATACTAATAATACTTGGTTGGTGTTATAGAAAGAAATCACGTTGCAGTGTCAAAG AGAGATCAGACTTCagtatcaaatcaaatcaaaacagTGGAATGCAAGTGGATGATATGGACCTACCAGTTTTTGACTTGTCAACAATAGCTAAGGCCACTAGCAACTTCACAGTCAAGAACAAAATTGGAGAAGGTGGTTTTGGACCTGTATACAGG ggAAGTCTAACAGATGGGCAAGAAATTGCTGTGAAGAGGCTTTCAGCAAGCTCAGGACAAGGATTGACCGAATTCAAGAACGAAGTAAAATTGATTGCAAAACTTCAACACCGCAATCTTGTAAAGCTTCTTGGATGTTGCCTTGAAGGAGAGGAAAAAATGTTGGTTTATGAGTACATGCTTAATGGTAGCTTGGACTCATTTATTTTTG ATGAGCAAAGAAGTGGATCACTGGACTGGTCAAAGCGCTTCAACATTATATGTGGAATTGCCAAGGGCCTTCTCTATCTTCATCAGGATTCTAGACTAAGGATTATCCACAGAGATCTCAAAGCAAGTAATGTTTTACTTGACAGTGAGTTGAACCCcaaaatttctgattttggcATGGCTAGAATTTTTGGTGTAGATCAGCAAGAAGGAAACACAAAGAGAATAGTTGGGACATA CGGTTACATGGCACCAGAATATGCAACTGATGGGCTATTTTCAGTGAAATCTGATGTTTTCAGCTTTGGAGTTTTACTGCTGGAGATTATATCAGGAAAAAGAAGTAGAGGATATTACAATCAGAACCACAGCCAGAATCTCATTGGCCAT GCATGGAAActatggaaagaaggaagaccACTAGAACTGATAGATAAAAGCATAGAAGACTCGAGTTCTCTATCGCAAATGTTGCATTGCATTCATGTTAGTCTCTTGTGTGTTCAACAGAATCCAGAGGATAGGCCTGGAATGTCTAGTGTGCTCCTAATGTTAGTGAGTGAGCTTGAATTGCCTGAGCCAAAACAGCCAGGATTCTTTGGAAAATATTCAGGTGAAGCAGACTCCTCCACAAGTAAGCAGCAACTAAGTTCCACAAATGAAATAACCATTACCTTATTAGAAGCGCGTTGA